The window GGCCTCGGTCATGTCCATGCAAGCATGGCCGCGACTCTCGGCCTACGCATTTGTGTTTTTTGCCCACACCATCCTCTTTCGCATCTCTCGCCTTAGGCGTTTTTGTGTTATAAATCAGCGGCTCTCGGCTTACACATTTGTGTTTTGGGGCGGCTCGTCATGCTGAGCGCAGCGAAGCATCCAGTTATTTTTCAAGAACTAGACTTTACCGGATCCTTCCGCTTTCAGCGTCAGGATGACAAAGTCGAGGATGACGAGCATCAGGATGACAGCCAAACGCATACCGCCAACTAATTACTATCTTATCAGCTATGAAAATAAAAGAACTCGCCCTGGGAACACTGAGCCGAATTTTACGTTACGCGGGAATTCTTCTCCTTATATATATTAGCATGGTATTTTACCTTGCCTTAACCGAACGCCGTAACGCATTTCCCCGCGCCATCACGCACAACGAAGCGCGCGAAGCCATTGCAGATAAGGCAAGAGCCATCAACTGCACTCTCGATGACGGCACAAAGCTCGAAGGTTTCGTTGTCGGAAACGAACAGAATAACGTTATCCTCTACTACCCCGATGCCGATGAAGACGCAGCCCAGTTCCTCGCCGAACTCGACAGCCTCCCAGGCTACGCAGCAGCCACATTCAACTACCGCGGTAGCGGCGAAAACAAGGGAACACCGTCTCAAGAGACGTTCGAATCCGACGCCCAAATGATTTACGAATGCGCTTCACAGATAAACGGCAACGCCCCCAAAGTCGTTGCAGGTCGCGGGACAGGCGCCATTTTAGCGACAAAAATGGTCAAAAAGGAGAATATTATACTTTTGATTGATCCTGTCTGGAGTATCGCCGACGCCATTTCTGACAAATACCGTCTCCTTTACCCAAAATTCCTTGTTCGTGCAGACGTAAAGATCGAAAAAAAGGACATTTTCACCTCTAATAACATAGTAATCCTATCAGATAGGGCCCGATTCAGTGACAGAACTCACACTTTTGAGCAAGCTTTCGAAGGCGTTAATTTATCGAAGCGAGGCTCAAAATCCCTATCTGAAGCCATTTTTGACGTGATTACCCTCAAATAAAGAAAATTTTTTTTCATTTGTTGCAACATTTTACATTTTTATTATTATTTTTTATACAACAAATGTTATTGGTTACGAAAAAGCTATTTTTATCCTTTGTACATGCTTTTTCAGTGAAAATCTTTGACATTTGGACTTTAAATTTTTATTTTATCGTCAATCAAACAAAACAAACAAAAGAGGTGTAAATGGAAAACGTAATCGTTAAAATGGATGTTCGTGGCTTCATCAGATTCCCAGAAGAAGCTGTCAAGGCCCTCAAGCTCGACAAGCTTGCCACTCAGACCAAGACTGAAGATGGCCGTACCGTCGACGTAGGTCCTTATGTAGACGTCGAAGTCGACCCGGTTGGCAAGCGCGTGGCTATCACGCCGATTAAGACCCCGAAGTCCACTTCCTTCCGTTTTATCAACGGAATTATCGGCTCTAAGTCCAAGTTCCTCTATTTCAAGGGCGCATTCAACGCTATCGGTCTCCCGGTTGCAACTGGCGCATACACGCTCGTCAAGGAAGGCAACAAGTACGTCTTCACCGCAAAGGGCGCAAAGAAGAAGGGCGAATGGACAACTCTCGCATGCCGTAATGCCGTTGGCAACAAGACCATGCTTTCCATTGACACCCGTGGTACCATCATTTTTGACCACAACACCAAGAATGCTCTGAATACCAAGGAAAACAAGACAATGGTTGCAGAATACGATGCAGCCAAGAAGACCTTCAAGCTGACCTTCAGCAAGAACAAGGGCTTCATCAACGTCCGTACCATTGCAAGCCATGCTAATGCATCCTTCATGGGCACGCTTTCTTCTCACGGCATCGCTCTTCCGCTCAAGAGTTTCCGTACAGAAAGCCAGGTCGACAAGAACGTCCTCACGTTCAGCGTCGCAGCCCTCGTTGCACAGCAGAAGGCCGCTAAGAAGAAGTAATCTTCAGGAGTTCTAGAGGGAAGATAAAATGATTGAAGTGTTCAAAGTATTTTATCCGACTCATTACAACTTCGCAGCGCTAAGTATATTATTAGTTCTCCTTGTGATATACTTGCTGACGAAGAAGAACTTCAAGTGGACCCTCATCTTTCTGGCCTTGCTTATAGCATTCAATGTCGCGATTTACAAGCGAACTGTAGGCAAGACCTGGACAATCACCCTTGAGCCGGAAACATCATCCGATCCTTATTATACCCCGCAAGCTCAGAAACTGACCTTCTCGGTACATAAGAACTGGACGATCACCGATGAAAAGGGTGAAGTTCACCACTGGTGCTGGGTAGAACAATACTGGCAGGAATTTGCAAGTATCGACCTTGTCGCAAAGCTTTGGGGTGAAAACTCCAGCAAAAAGATGGTTCAATCCACCGAAGGCCGAGCAAGCGATTCCGCAGAATAGCTTCTACAAAACCACTTAAAGCGAAACCAATTTCAACCCACCATTTTCCATGCAGAGAATGGTGGGATTTTTTATAAACTCCCCGGGGGACGCCACAATACCATTCGGTACATTCCAAATACCCGAAAGATGGTGGTGACCATGAACGCAGTAGTCGCAGTGTTGCTTTTTGAGCATGCGATTGCCCCATTCGAGATATTCTTCGACTTTTATAGTGCGGCTTTCGCCGTATTTACGGCTGTTGCGCCCAACAAAGCGTGCAAGCCCCATTCCCCAATCCGGATGGATTTGCTTGAACAGAAAACGGTTCAAGGGCAGGTCCAAAATTTTGCGCATAAAGCGGTAACCGTAATCGGACTTGGGAACACCATCACCGTGGGTCAAGAACACGCGCTTTCCTTGAATTTCAAGAACCAGGGATTTGTGTACAGCTACGCCAAGATGCTTTGGGAAAAAATCTCCGTAGGCAAAATCATGGTTCCCTTGTAAGACATGGACTTCCACTCCGGATTCCACCAGTTCCGCAAAAGCCCGATACAAGTTGAAATGTGCCGACGCTATATAATAGTTGTATTCATACCAGAATTCAAAAAGGTCTCCAACCACGACAACGTGGCTTGCTCTCCCCTTCCACGAAGAAAGAAGTTGAATCAACTTTTGCTCCCTATCGGGGACCGCACCCGGCGGGTCGATTCCTAGATGGGCGTCACTAATAAAATAAGCGGGCAATTCCATAAGCACAATCTAAATAAAATCGAAGCCGTTCGTTTTTTTATATCTTTGAGACATGCGCTCCATCGTCAAATTTTCATGTTTAGCCGTCTCTTTGGCAGCAATCCTCTCCGGATGCTCCATGAAAC of the Fibrobacter sp. UWB2 genome contains:
- a CDS encoding alpha/beta hydrolase encodes the protein MKIKELALGTLSRILRYAGILLLIYISMVFYLALTERRNAFPRAITHNEAREAIADKARAINCTLDDGTKLEGFVVGNEQNNVILYYPDADEDAAQFLAELDSLPGYAAATFNYRGSGENKGTPSQETFESDAQMIYECASQINGNAPKVVAGRGTGAILATKMVKKENIILLIDPVWSIADAISDKYRLLYPKFLVRADVKIEKKDIFTSNNIVILSDRARFSDRTHTFEQAFEGVNLSKRGSKSLSEAIFDVITLK
- a CDS encoding UDP-2,3-diacylglucosamine diphosphatase produces the protein MELPAYFISDAHLGIDPPGAVPDREQKLIQLLSSWKGRASHVVVVGDLFEFWYEYNYYIASAHFNLYRAFAELVESGVEVHVLQGNHDFAYGDFFPKHLGVAVHKSLVLEIQGKRVFLTHGDGVPKSDYGYRFMRKILDLPLNRFLFKQIHPDWGMGLARFVGRNSRKYGESRTIKVEEYLEWGNRMLKKQHCDYCVHGHHHLSGIWNVPNGIVASPGEFIKNPTILCMENGGLKLVSL